DNA sequence from the Streptomyces cinnabarinus genome:
CCCACGTCGGCCGGGTGGTCGCGCAGCAGCAGCCAGACGAAGGGGACGACCGCGAGGGCGGCGAGGGCGACGGTGACGGCGGCCGGGCGCCAGTCGTGCTCGTCGACCATCCAGGACAGCACGGGCAGGAAGATCAGCTGTCCGGAGGCGGAGGCGGCGGTGAGGATGCCGGTGACCAGGCCGCGCCGTTCGGTGAACCAGCGGTTGGTGACCGTGGCGGCGAAGGCCAGCGCCATGGAGCCGCTGCCGAGGCCGACCAGCAGGCCCCAGCACAGCAGGAGCTGCCAGGCCGCGGTCATCCAGTACGTGAGCCCGGAGCCGATGGCGATCACGGTCAGCGCGACCGCGACGACCTTGCGGATGCCGAACCGGTCCATCAGCGCCGCCGCGAAGGGCGCGGTCAGTCCGTAGAGGGCCAGGTTGACGGAGACCGCGGCGCTGATCGTGCCGCGGGACCAGCCGAACTCCTCGTGCAGCGGGTCGATGAGCAGTCCCGGCAGGGAGCGGAAGGCGGCAGCGCCGATGATCGTCACGAAGGTGACGGCGGCGACGAACCAGGCGCGGTGGATACGGCGCTTGCGGCGGGCCTGTGTGTCGTCCGCCGCGGTCGCGGCCTCGGTTGTCTGGGTCACGTCATCGAGGATCGCGGCTGGAATCCGTCGCATCGAGTGGCCCGAAGGACAGCATTCGTTAGGATCGGGCCATGAGCAGTGACCCGGAGCCGCCCGCGTACCGCCCGCATCGTGTCGTCGTGCTCGCCCTCGACGGCCTGCTCCCCTTCGAGCTGGGCATTCCGCACCGCATCTTCGGCCGCCCCAAGGACCGCGCGGGCCGCCCGCTGTACGAGGTGCTGACCTGCTCGATCCGGCCACCGGGCCCGGTGGTCACGGACGCCGACTTCGCGGTGCTGGTGGAGCACGGCCCCGAACTGCTGGCCACCGCCGACACGGTGATCGTCCCGGCCTCCTACGAACTCGGCCCGGTCTTCGAACGGGGCACGCTCACCGAGGACCTGGCCGCCGCGCTGGCCCACATCCGCCCCGGCACCCGGCTCGCCTCCATCTGCACTGGGGTGTTCGTGCTGGCCGCCGCCGGATTCCTGGACGGCCGCCGGGCCACCACGCACTGGGCGGAGACCGACCATCTCCAGCGCCTCTTCCCGGAGATCGACGTCGACCCGGACGTGCTCTTCATCGACGACGGCGACGTGCTGACCTCGGCGGGGGTCGCCGCCGGGCTCGACCTGTGCCTGCACATGGTCCGCCGCGACCACGGCACCGCCGTCGCCAACGAGATCGCCCGCCGTACGGTCGTCCCCCCGCACCGCGACGGCGGCCAGGCGCAGTACATCCACCGCCCGGTGCCCGATCCGCAGCAGTCGACGACGACCGGCGCCCGCGCGTGGGCGCTCGGCCGGCTGCACGAGCCGATCCAACTACGGGACATGGCGGCGCAGGAGTCCATGTCGGTGCGCACCTTCACCCGCCGCTTCCGCGAGGAGGTCGGCATCAGCCCCGGCCAGTGGCTCACCCAGCAACGCGTGGAACGCGCCCGCCACCTGCTGGAATCCACCGCCCTGTCCGTGGACCAGGTGGCCCAGGACGCGGGCTTCGGCACGGCACAGTCGATGCGACAGCACTTGCAGGCGGCACTCGGGGTGACGCCTACGGCGTACCGGAGGACGTTCCGCGCCGAGGGCGTGCAGGCAGTTCAGGGTGTGCAGGCAGCCGCGGCCCGTCAGTCGCCGTAGATCCAGCTGCCGTAGGACGCCTGCTCGACCAGGCCGGCGATGGCGAGACCGGCAAGGCCCAGGATCAGGCCGAGCAGGCCGACTCGCACGAAGGAGGGGCCGATGATGGTGATCGAGTCGGCCTGAGTGGTGATGGTCCCCCAGTCACGGAACCGCCGGATGTCGTCGCGGGACACCAGCCAGAAGAACAGTCCCATGAGAAGGAAGCCCGCGCCGAAGATCAGCATGAGAAAGCCGAACACTACGAAGCCCTCCTCCCGGTCGGAATGGTCGCCGACGAAGAGCAGACCGGCGACGACCACCAGAGCGGCGGCGAAGAGCCCGAAGAGCGAGCCGCGCAGCAGGACATCTCGCAGCCGCAGGCGCGGCGTGATCACTCCGTCTCGGTCCAGCGTCGTCATGGTGGCACCCTAACCGA
Encoded proteins:
- a CDS encoding GlxA family transcriptional regulator, with the protein product MSSDPEPPAYRPHRVVVLALDGLLPFELGIPHRIFGRPKDRAGRPLYEVLTCSIRPPGPVVTDADFAVLVEHGPELLATADTVIVPASYELGPVFERGTLTEDLAAALAHIRPGTRLASICTGVFVLAAAGFLDGRRATTHWAETDHLQRLFPEIDVDPDVLFIDDGDVLTSAGVAAGLDLCLHMVRRDHGTAVANEIARRTVVPPHRDGGQAQYIHRPVPDPQQSTTTGARAWALGRLHEPIQLRDMAAQESMSVRTFTRRFREEVGISPGQWLTQQRVERARHLLESTALSVDQVAQDAGFGTAQSMRQHLQAALGVTPTAYRRTFRAEGVQAVQGVQAAAARQSP
- a CDS encoding DUF6336 family protein, yielding MTTLDRDGVITPRLRLRDVLLRGSLFGLFAAALVVVAGLLFVGDHSDREEGFVVFGFLMLIFGAGFLLMGLFFWLVSRDDIRRFRDWGTITTQADSITIIGPSFVRVGLLGLILGLAGLAIAGLVEQASYGSWIYGD